The genomic segment GTGCTGCTTCATATAGTGATAGGGCTTGCCCCCGTTGAGCTTCATGAGAAGTCCCAAGCGACCCACTTTCTTCTTGGCATCCCACACCGGAGCGGTGTCGATGATGTGCAGCACCTGCTGCCGGGAGTCCATGTCGCTGTCTGCAACGAGCCTGCGCAGAAATCTCCACGACTCTTGGTCGTTTTTCACCTCGAAATAGGAAGGTGAGAGCCGGGTGCGGCTCGTGATGTAATCCACCAACACCTGCGCCCGGTTGGCGGCAATGCGGGCGTTCAGCTCGGCAGAACCGTCGGGCGAGGCCGAACCTACTACCAATATCTTGGCGATACGGGAGTTTTTGTCTTCGGCTATCTTGTCGAGAACGGAGAGCAGATGTTCCAGATTGGCGCGGTTGTTCTCGAACTCCGGAACCACCCGTACGCTACCCACAGGGAAGTAGACCACCAGAGTGGCTTCGTCTTTATAACGGTCGATGTCCTCCTTTGTGCCCACGCTGCCTGTCCACACACCCAAGAACTTGTTTTCCTGCGCCAGTTGCTCCACAACGGGTATCACAGGCTCCGACCGGGGCACTACGGGAACAAACAGCTCGGCAGGGGTGGCAAGCATCGCATTGTCCAGCAACCGCAGGGACTGCAATGTCTCTTTGCTGCAACAGCCCTCGCTCTGCGCTTCCAAATGGAGGGAGGCGCCTTCCATCCAGTCGTTGTAGGGGAGCGTATAGGTGTAGAGCAGTTCTTCGCCTGCCTTGTTGTAGACAGGAGCAACCGCCTGCGTCTTTTTCATGCCGCCCTCGCGCCACTCCACTATCTGCGCCCGGCGGCTGCCGTAGTTCAACTTCGGAAGGCATGCTTCCTGCCCGCCCTTGCCACGCAACAACGGGGTAACTTTCAACACATAATCTCTGCCCAGCCCGCCTACATTCAGCCTGAACGAAACGCGCACGCAGTCTTCACTGCGAACCATCTTTACATCGTCCGCCGATAAACGCACCTGCTCCTTAGCCGACAGGCCAACCGCCTGCATCAGCAGCAAGCCACATAATAGCACACTACACTTCATATCTTTATTTCTTCTTTCGTTACTTTATAATATAGATAAGGGAAACGGCAGCCTTAGTAGGGCCGAAATAGTTCTTATTCCCACTGCCCAGCTTGTCACCGCACGTCTTGCACTCGAAACGGTCGTAGCTGAAATGCACATAGCCCAGTCCGAGGGTAGCTTCCAAATTCCAGCGCTTGCCCAGCACCCAACTGTAACCGTAGCCCACTCCTGCTCCCGCCAGCCAGCCCTGATAGCGCTTACTGCCCAATCCCGACGCGGAGGGCTTTATGCCGAAAGGAAGCATACCGCCGTAGTTGTATTCGCCTCCAAACAAGTGGGCTTCCCAGAAATGTCCGGCGAAACGGCTGCATGTCCAATAACGAACTCCGGGCTGAAGCATCCAGAGCTTCATTTTCTTATTATCAGAAAAAGTCCACGCATTATAGTTGCCGGACACCTCCAACGTCCAGCGAGGAGACAACCCATATTCTACTCCCAAGTTTATCGTAGAAGTTGCATCGTACAACAGATTACTCTTCACCGCAAACTCTTGAGCCGAAGCCGTTCCGGATAAGAGCGCAAACAAGGTAATCATGAAAATCGTCACTTTTTTTAGCATAGTCTCTTATTTTATTATTCGTTGTATTTCAACTATTTATTTACGTTAATTTCCCTTTCTCGGCTTTCACATTTTTCATCTGTCTGAATAACACAGATGAGATACATATATAGTATTGATAATTAATGATTTACGCAGATAAAAAGATTCAATGTTTTTTCACTGTACCATTTCTTTCTATTATAGATGTGGATAATACGCTATGTATGAATGACATAAGGCACAGCTTTTCTGAAACATAAACTGAAACATTGGGCATGAAATGCCTGAATTAATAACTTTAAATTGAGTATACAAAATGGAACTGAACTACATTAAAGAGCACACATCGTGTGTAAACTACAAGACAGAAGAGTACAGCGGCTTTTCATTAGGACAAGCCCTGACAGGAGAAAATTTCGACAATCAGGAGCAGGAGATAAAAGCCAACCACCTGATATTTATATTGTCTGGAGAGGTCGAAATTACCAAAGATGAAAATGAAAAAGCAAGGGTGCATGCAAATGAATTTGTGTTTATCCCTATCTCGTCCCACTATGTCGGAAAGGTTATCCTTCCGGGAAGATACATCAACCTTACTTTTTTCCATAACAACATTTCCTTATGTGATAAACACATGTTAAGCAGCTATTTAAAAGAAGAATCAGATGTACCTTTGTACTTCGAGGCACTCCCCATAAAGGAGCCGTTGAACTTGTTTCTTGGTCTGCTGGAAACTTATCTTCAGGCAGGTGTGAGTTGCAAACATCTGCATGAAATTAAAGAACGGGAACTGTTCATTATCTTTAGGACAACCTATACAAAAAGAGAAATGATCAGACTGTTCCATCCCATAATGGGAAAGGAGTTTGACTTCAAAATAGCGGTATTGCAACACAAAGACCAAGTGTACAGCAAAAAGGAACTGGCGCAGTTATTGGGAATGAGCAACTCCGACTTGCAACGAAAGTTCATACAGGAATTTGGAGAACCTGTTTCTGTCTGGTTACAGAAACAAAAAAACCAGAAAATACTGTCAAGGTTAAGTTATGATTCAATTTCTATCAAAGAAATTGCGCATGAGTTTGGCTTCTTGTCAGCATCCAGTTTTAATAAGTATTGCAAATGCAATTTTGGTTACAATCCCACTGAATTAAAAAAACAGATAAAAGAAAGACGAATAGAATCATCTGTTTTTCAATGTATTAAATAATAGGTAAAGCGATTGGTTTATTTGGACAACTAATTTATTTTGAATAGTCCATATCTTTGCAGCATCAAAAAAAGCAACATTCTACGAGTATATGAACTCACTGAATAGTACGTTTTTTTTGATGCTCTTTTTATTTTTTCATCTGTGTTATTCAGACAGATGAAATTCCACCTCCCTGAACTACTGCAAAAACGCAACAGGAAAACGCAATCCGCTCACGTAGAAAACAGCCGTCCCCTGTAATATCTCTGCCCGTTCTTGGCATCTCTCTTTTATCTTCTCGCATAAGCGCGTCACTTCGTACAAAGATATACTAATAATTCATTCCGAAATTCCAAAGTGGAATAATATTTCCATATCCGGTCTCAATATCATCTTTTATAACATATCCCTCTTGTGCTTTGGCAATCTGCTGTTGTCCTTTGCTCTTTCCGCCAATTTCGAATGTCCGCTCTCCAATTTGAAAATCAGAGACTTTGGAATATATAATATCCTGTTTCACCCGCATCTGGTTATAAAAGAATGTTTCGCGTATATTACCGATATTAGAATTCTCTCCCCCTAATATATAAATAAGGTTGGTATTATCCAGGTATATTTTTTCCACTTTACCCAGACCTCTGATCCCTCCGGTTGCATCCCGGACTTGTGCTATCATACCGGCTTTCTCTATATAGAGCAAATAGTCGCTCAAGTAATTGCGGCTTACTCCTATAATATCAGCAAGCTTTTGCATGACAGGTTTAAATGGAACACTTTTTGAAATAATCATCAATAACTGTTTCAGCTTTCGTCCTGTCGACACATTCATATTTGCGTATTGGGGTATGTCATTCTCCATAGTCTGATTGATTACTTGATTCAACTCTATTTCAAAAGTGACATCTTTGCCGAATGGATAATAGCCATATTGGAGATATTTGGAAAATAATGGAAGTGGATGCGCTATCCCCGGAATCTCAACTTTATGTTCCAATATCTCTTCCAAGGTGTAGACCGGTACATGAATTTGGTGGAACATGCTTAAATATTCCCTGAAAGACAGTCCTTGCATTTCATAGATTGGCGCACGTCTGCTCAAGTCTGCCGTTCCTTTATAAATATCCAGAATAGAGGAGCCTGTGAAAAGTATTTGCATATCCGGATAAGAATCGAATATCTGCTTCAATTCACGAGACCAATTAGGGTATTTGTGTATTTCGTCAATGAATAAATGTCTGCCACCCTGTTTATTGAACTTGTCTGCTAAGTCAATCAGGGAATTATCGGCAAAATACATATTATCTGCTGAAACATACAATGTCTCTTTCGGATTCAAGCTCTGCTTGATATGTTGCAGGAACATGGTGGTTTTGCCTACTCCGCGTGGCCCTACAAGTCCGAGCATATGGCTATCCCAGTTTATTTCAGCATACTTATACCGGATGAAATCGGTACTTGTCGCTTTAAGGAGCTTATTGAAATTCTCGTATAGTCTATCCATGATTAGCATATATTTATATGCAAATATACATTAATTGCACAACAAAAGTGCAGAAAACTGCAAAATTCTGCACTTTTATAGTGCAATCTGTGGAGCAAATCAAATAAAACGGATTATGCTTTCATCTGTGTTGCTCAGACAGATGAAATTCCACCTCCTTTTTTTATGCAATTGCCTACTGCCGCGGCAACGCTTTCATTAACCCTGTTCACAGCATCAACGGGAAACGACGCCAAATAGATCTGTGTCGTTTTCTCGGACGTATGCCCCAGCCCTTCGCTGATGAGGGAAATCGGTATTCCCTCATTCTTTGCTATGGTGGCCCAAGAATGGCGGGCCACATAGGTGGTGAGCGGAAGGTCTATGTGCAACAGTCTCCCAAGCTGCTTGAGGTAACGGTTTATCATCCCCAAAGCATAGCGATACTGCGTATAAACGGATCTTGAAGAACCGGAGTCGATATAAGGAAAAATATACGGGCTGTCCGTCCGGTATTTTTCGATAATCTTTTGCAAATCAGGCAACAGCCCCACCTGCAACCGTTGCCCGGTTTTGCTGCGTGCATAAAAGATCGTATCCTTTACCACCCAATCATTCCTAAGATGAATGACATCCACAAACGACATGCCGCGACAATAGAAACTGAACATAAACAAATCCCGCGCCTGCTCCAACCGGGGATGCCGCCTGAGATTGACCGAAGCAATGAGTGCTATTTCCTCCTTGCTCAAAGCCCGTTTCACCGTCTCCCGCCTGCGAATGTCCAAATCGGCAAACGGATTGTCCTTGCCAACCTTCACCCCCTGCTTGCGTGCCTTGTTGCAAATCGCCCTGAAATTGCTGAGGTACATGTGGACAGTGTTCTCCGCAACCCCTCGCGCACGCAAATAGTGCATGTAGTCCGTAATGAAAACATAGTCCACATCCTTGAACTTTATCTTCCGCGGACTGCAAAAACGCAACAGAGAACGCAACCCGCTCATATAAGCATCTGCTGTTCCCAGCTTCCCTTCCTCTCTCAAAGAGTCTATATATTGCAAAATGAACTTTTCCACATACTGGTCGTGCCGTTCCTTGTGATGTCTCTGCATCAGACGCTCCAAACCAAACCCCGGCTCCGTCCTCTCCAAAAAAAGAAAAGACTTCACAATCCCCTCCTTCTCCTCCATAATAAGACGATTGATGCTGCCG from the Bacteroides eggerthii genome contains:
- a CDS encoding DUF3575 domain-containing protein, with the translated sequence MLKKVTIFMITLFALLSGTASAQEFAVKSNLLYDATSTINLGVEYGLSPRWTLEVSGNYNAWTFSDNKKMKLWMLQPGVRYWTCSRFAGHFWEAHLFGGEYNYGGMLPFGIKPSASGLGSKRYQGWLAGAGVGYGYSWVLGKRWNLEATLGLGYVHFSYDRFECKTCGDKLGSGNKNYFGPTKAAVSLIYIIK
- a CDS encoding helix-turn-helix domain-containing protein; the protein is MELNYIKEHTSCVNYKTEEYSGFSLGQALTGENFDNQEQEIKANHLIFILSGEVEITKDENEKARVHANEFVFIPISSHYVGKVILPGRYINLTFFHNNISLCDKHMLSSYLKEESDVPLYFEALPIKEPLNLFLGLLETYLQAGVSCKHLHEIKERELFIIFRTTYTKREMIRLFHPIMGKEFDFKIAVLQHKDQVYSKKELAQLLGMSNSDLQRKFIQEFGEPVSVWLQKQKNQKILSRLSYDSISIKEIAHEFGFLSASSFNKYCKCNFGYNPTELKKQIKERRIESSVFQCIK
- a CDS encoding ATP-binding protein codes for the protein MDRLYENFNKLLKATSTDFIRYKYAEINWDSHMLGLVGPRGVGKTTMFLQHIKQSLNPKETLYVSADNMYFADNSLIDLADKFNKQGGRHLFIDEIHKYPNWSRELKQIFDSYPDMQILFTGSSILDIYKGTADLSRRAPIYEMQGLSFREYLSMFHQIHVPVYTLEEILEHKVEIPGIAHPLPLFSKYLQYGYYPFGKDVTFEIELNQVINQTMENDIPQYANMNVSTGRKLKQLLMIISKSVPFKPVMQKLADIIGVSRNYLSDYLLYIEKAGMIAQVRDATGGIRGLGKVEKIYLDNTNLIYILGGENSNIGNIRETFFYNQMRVKQDIIYSKVSDFQIGERTFEIGGKSKGQQQIAKAQEGYVIKDDIETGYGNIIPLWNFGMNY
- a CDS encoding tyrosine-type recombinase/integrase: MDLRNKKKKLSIHVILNPCKASGDEIYSLAIRVLYCRKKKEYSLGRQVHRSNYRVDGERVVYSPEGILKRRDPGSINRLIMEEKEGIVKSFLFLERTEPGFGLERLMQRHHKERHDQYVEKFILQYIDSLREEGKLGTADAYMSGLRSLLRFCSPRKIKFKDVDYVFITDYMHYLRARGVAENTVHMYLSNFRAICNKARKQGVKVGKDNPFADLDIRRRETVKRALSKEEIALIASVNLRRHPRLEQARDLFMFSFYCRGMSFVDVIHLRNDWVVKDTIFYARSKTGQRLQVGLLPDLQKIIEKYRTDSPYIFPYIDSGSSRSVYTQYRYALGMINRYLKQLGRLLHIDLPLTTYVARHSWATIAKNEGIPISLISEGLGHTSEKTTQIYLASFPVDAVNRVNESVAAAVGNCIKKGGGISSV